The DNA segment GATTTCTGCTTGGGAATAGCTGCAGTACTTGAGCTGTACAGGCTTGGACAGAATATCCCAAGTGTGACAGAGACTAAAACCACACTAAAAATATAAGAGTATTTCATCAGGACAcatggaggtgtttaagaacaCTGATTTATAGAGACTGTGTTCTAGAGAAAGGGCTTAATATTTCGGTTTActttttctgcctccttctGTTTGACAGTACAATGGAAGGGTGACATGTGGAACTTCCTTAAACTCCACTACTGTGAAAAATCGGCAATTTTTTTATAACTGTCCCAAATACAGATCTTACAGATCTAGTAAGTGTGGCAGGTCTTGTTTCTTCACTCTTAGTATCTCAATTTGTGTGTGTTATGACTACGCCTCTGTCTTGGGCCCTTCAGACTCCCCCCTTTCTTGTCCCTCTGATGTGCTCTTTCCTGCATGGAAATTCAGCCTTAACATCTCAGTTCAAGTGATGTTTCATTGTTCTTGGAATGTTTGACCCTCTGAAATCCGTGGGCCTTCTAAAATGAGGGGCGGGAACTCAGCTTGGCTTGGGAGTTCCTGGCGAGGCCAGCATTTGTTTTGGCTTCTGTGTGGGTCAAAGCCCAGCTTGTCAGGCAGTCCATCCGTGCCCTAACGGTGGTGCTGGAGGCCAGGGCTCGGTGCAGCCACACTGCCCAGGCACGTTCAGTGAAATGCAGCTTCACTTGCTGGCTGTGACTGTGCAGTGTGGGGAGGACTGCAGCACTTGAAAACCATTTTACCGTTTAATTAAGGTACAATATCAAAGGGCTGTAATGCTTCCAGATAATATCTACTTGTTAGGCAGGTAACTGAAGCAGTGCCAAGGGTTTTAACAGCTCTCCAAGAGCCCTTGATTACATGACTTGAGCTCTAGCACACGGAATACCTGAGGAATATGTCACTGGAGTGTTCTGGGTCTGACGAGTGTGacaggcagagctcagagatTGGCACTTTGAGGTGTGTCAGCTGGTTCTCCCGTGTGTCATTAAAAACCAATGCCCTGCTCTGGTACCTGCAGGGTGGTGCTGCCTTGTCTGCCAAAAGAGCAGTTTGTGTAGTAGAACCATTGCTGAAAAGGGCAGCAGGATTTAACAACCTGGCTTCCTCCCCACActctgcctccagctgctgctggctctgcaggacactCACTGCAATTTATCATCTCCTGAGAGTGTCCTGAAATAGAATGACATaatcataatttcattttatgggGCTTATCAGTTGCAGCATTCTAGGCACCTTGCAAGCCTAAAGCCATTAAACCTGATAAAAATCACATAAATTATTTAATCTAAACTGTGTTGCTGGGCTGCCAACCTCTGCAGATGAGACTTCGTGCTCAAGTGCCCCACACCCCAGGCTGAGGTCAGCCAGGCACCCAGATCCTCTTTCAGAGCCCTCCTCTCTCAGCACCTTTCCAGCTGGTACCTCCCTCATGCTGAACATCCCGCTGCACTCATGCACATCCTGCTTTCCTGAGAGGCTGCGAATTCCACAGACAAGGGCTTGACAAGAAAACCAGTCCCTGCCGTGTCTTTGCTGAAGTATCCACAGGGATTAAATTAGCAGGCAAGCTGTTGCAAAGGATACTCCTTGGGGTAACCTGGGGTCAGAGCAGGCTCTGCCGTGCTCACCCTGGACCACACGGAGCAGTTCCAAGCTCCGTGGTGGTTCAGGCTTTCCATGGCCATTTCTGTCAACCCCAGCCAAGCAGGAGATATTCTCAAAGTTGTTGTCTTAGTCAGGTCACGTGACTGggaaagaagcaaaagaaaattctgcTAAACTGATTTTTCACGAGTCtcagaaacactttttctttctgtctgccCCAACATTTGTTACCTTTGGTGGCTGTACCTGCACTCAGGAACTGTTTTCTATCTCTCTGATTGCCAGGTCATGCTGTCAGTCCAGTGTCTGAAGTCTAAACATGGATCTCCACAGATAAATCATATGTTCACAACCCTTCCCACCTTTGCATAAGGCTGAGAAAAGTGTTGGTGCAAGGAGGGAAATAAAACCATTTAGGAAATAGTGCTGGCACTTCAGTTGTAGCTCAAACTATGAGTTCCTCCTGAGACTGCTAGCAGGCTTAGAAGGGAAGGAATCCCTGAAAGGAAGTGTTGCCAACACTTTGCATCAAGAACAGGTATTTGATGTGGTGTGACTCAGGAGCTGCATGCAGGGAAGCAGAAATGGAGGACACACACAAAGACCCCCTGGTGCTGCTCTTGTCACTGCCTCTGGAGAAAGGGACCTGTGTGTCAgttatgttgatttttttttttgcagcagcagcagttacaCTGGGACTTGGAGAATTTTCCTGTGTAGCAAAGACCTAGAAACTAGTCAAATAGAAATATCATTTGTTCTGCTGGTCCCTAAATGCACCAGTTAAGCCTGGTTCGAAAACTCTATCTATTCTTCCTCAGCATCCACTGCTCCTGTGTCCTGTTGGTTTCCTTTGACTGTCTGACAGTTGCACAGCTGTTGTAACGAGCGTGTTTCATCCCAGCTTACACAAGCAAAGCTTTTCCTGGTGCACCGTCAGTAATTCCCTCTCCTGTCTAATCCCAGGGACAGAGGCGTGGCCCCCGGGGGTTTGCCTGAAGTACGTTGGGGGTGACCAGTTTGGGCACGTGAACATGGTGATGGTGAGGTCCCTGGAGCCGCAGGAGATGGCCGATGTCAGCGTGCAGAtgtgcagccccagcactgccggCATGTACCAGGGACAGTGGCGGATGTGCACGGCCACGGGGCTCTACTACGGAGGTGAGtggccctttcccagcactccAGGCTCTCCCTGGCATTCCCACTGCACACAGCAGGGACACCACTGGCCCCTGCACCGAGCTCTGATAACAGAGCAGgagggcagagctctgccagccccgGCCTAAATATAGAACATGGAATGCAGGAAAACATCAAGGGAGCTGCTTTGTTGTCTTGGTCAGCACAGAACTGTTTTCTAAACACTGGAACGAATTACAGGTTACACAAAACTCTGGAAAACAAAGGGACTTGCACAGCTCTCCTGGAGACTCTTTCCCAGTTGATCCTTGTCGGGATTCTTTCCCAGTTTGCCAGTGCTGAACACCATGAACTGCATAGGAGCATAAAATCTGTTACTGGTGAAAGCCTTCTGTGAGAAGCGAATGCCCAGGTTTTAATGCAGTGATTTAGTGCATCCCCTGCAAGCCATTTCTCTGTTTAAAGAACACATTTTGCTGTTTTGCCTCAGCCTGGGCCTCCAACGTCTGCCTTTGGTGCAGCCTTCCAGCCCTTTTCTGCCAGCTTTAGTTTACACTGAGAACATCTTTGTGTCTCTGTTGGCAGTTTGGAGTATCCCAAGTTTCAGAGTTTGAGCGAGAGGTGTTGGCACTTGGAGGCACAAATACCAGTGCCCAGAGGgagggggctgctggcagcGCCGGCACTGCTGCACCTCCTCGgtgcagaggaggggagggatgggcaggggtGGCTCCGTGCAGGAGGAATGGCGTGTGCTCACAAAGCCGAGGTGTTCCCGGGATTCCCGAGTGCCCCGGACcgtgggagatgtccctgcgTAGCCTGAAGTTGCCGCTTTTGGCAGAAGACGAGTGAACCCCTTTGGCCGCCGAGCTCCGAGTCCGAGGGGCTCTTCCCCTGCAGCCGAGCTCGTGGCTTTGGTGCCGGCGGCCCGAGGGCCGGGCCCGGCGGTGGCAGCGCGGGGCCACCGCGACACGGACCCGGGGCCACCGCGACACGGGGACACGGGGGCCACCGCGACACGGACCCGGGGCCACCGCGACACGGACCCGGGGCCACCGCGACACGGACCCGGGGCCACCGCGACACGCGGGTGCGGGGCCGCGCGTGGGCGGCAGAGGGCGCTGCGGGGCCGCTCCGCTGCGGCCGCACCGGCACTGGGGGTGTGcggggggggcactgggctgtactgggctgtactggggggtcccagccctggcaggatgCAAGGATCCCTGAGCGAGTCGTGTGTCCCGAAGGTACAATCCCACCGTCCTTAATTCGCTCCTAAAATTCAGGCTGCTGAGCCTGCTGAACTGGGGGCGCTGGAACCAGTATTGCTGAGGGTTCataaaaatgtgctttaaacTATTGGTCTTTTTCTTGCTGGTGTAAAGGATTGAATTCATGTTCTGTTTTGCTCCTTCTGCCCCTTCTTCATAAACTCCGATGTAAGTGACAGCCCAAATGTGTCTCTTTTTCCACAGATGTCATCTGGGTGATCCTCAGTGTGGAAGTTGGAGGACTTCTGGGTGTCACACAGCAGCTGTCATCCTTTGAAACAGAGTTCAACACGCAGCCACATCGCAAGGTAGAAGGAAACTTTAACCCGTTCGCCTCTCCACAGAAGAACAGGCAACCAGATGAAAACAACCTAAAAGACCCTGGGGGTTCCGAGCTAGGCACAATCAGCAAAAACACATGGGGGCCTGCTCCTGACCAAATCGAACAAGATCAGAATGGACTGTCACAAAACTCTGTAAATCTCTCCCCCAGCAGTCACTCGAACAACTTGTCGGTAGTGACGTACAGTAAGGTAGGTGCCCTGGGTGAGCAGGAGAACGGGTAGGGGAGGAGCCAGGCAGGTGTGTGATTGCTCTTCCTTCCAAACTGCAAAGccctttccttctgcttctgccAGACCTGCTAAGGAAGGTTCTGAATTTGACTGTCTGACTCTGCCAACTCCTCatgttatattaaaatatttttgcctctGATAGACTCTACCAGATCcacctttttgttttcacttcaaGTCCTTCTTTAAATTTATATAACCTTGTTTGGCTGCTGTAACTGCAAGTGGCTGGAGCCTGCTCCGGTCACGTGTGCAAATAAGTCAAAATATCTCTCTAGATGTGTCCTGAGTTTGACATAATTTCGAACAGAGAACAAATATCCACACCCCCAAACTTCAGATTAACCAGATAACTTCTTTTAGGCTGATGTGGGGGAGAGCTCACCATTTGATCCCAGAAGCTGCCTGTCAGGAACAGTCAATCAAAGGACTGTTCCTGTCTATGTCCTTGTCTTGTTTATAATTGTAGGTGACTTTTAAATTATCTTTACTTTAAATCTCTCTCAAAAGCTTGCTTGGTGGATGCTATATGAGTCTGAGTGATATTTTGactgtttttatttgcttgtgtGTGAAAAATTAATTGCAGGATTATTTACAATTCAGAATCCACCTGTTAATGCAGCAGTATGTGTAGGTGTGTACTGTCGTATGTCAAActagtttgatttttaaaatcttttaaaaatgctttactGTACTTTGAGCAGGCTGTGTAGGACAATAACACTTGGTTGCTGAATGACTTAATAAAGCCCTACTGTTAGTTCACCTACAGCACTTTAGTTCCTCCCTGGATGACCTGCCTGTCCTCTGCCAGTGGACCATGTTTTAGTGACCTTTGCACCAGGGCTGTGCACTTTTTACGGCCGGGGTGACAGTGTGCCAACCTGCCACCCTCTggtgctctgctcccagccaccATGGCTGGGCTGGCTCCTGCTGGGAGACTGCTCACTGACAGTGAAGTGATGGCTTGGGAATGATTCTGCTGCCAGTGGAACACCCCCTGAAttagcagtgctgctgtggggcctgctgctccccaggggccgggctgggctggctgagaATGTGGGGGTGAGGAACCAGAGCCCCTgggaggtgcagctgtgctgggggagagaGACCAACAGGAGAGTGAAGCACCACCTGGGAGGTGTCACTAGAAGTGAGCTGGTTACCTGGTAACCTGGAGCTCAGGATCCTTGCTCTGGAGAGACGTGGGCAGTCAGAATCTAACCCCACACGGAGCGCAGGTGAtctttcctccccttttttgttgttgttttgttttggggttgttttttgttggtttggttttgtatttacaGAATATTCTTGGGTGGATTTGAGGTGGATTATCCAAGATTAAAGCagatgttttgtttgcttgtttcagAAGGGATAATTTTATAGTCCTTTTTGGTCGGGTTCGTGTGAAAGTTCATTGATTTTCGCGGGTTTTTGTCTCTGCTGCAGTGTTTCTGTTTGTGACATAGTAAAACAAGGTAGCTTCTCCTCTGGAGGCTGTTCAGGTAGGTCTGAAGATCAGAGTCCTGTTCCAGCCTTGCCCATCCTGCCCAGAGCAAGAAGCTTTCTGCAGCTGACCCAATATTCATATTGATACAGTTCTGGTTCTGTAGTGAACAACTTTGAGGGAGTTGGACATCCCAGACATTTATTTCTCTTGGGCAGGACCTGTGATATTTTTGTTCACGTACCCGGGGAATGAGGGAATCCCTGGTCGTATTTGAGGGGCTGTTTGGTGAGATGTGGCAAAGGGGATGGGTGAGGTCTGGTCAGGTGTTCAAAGGGCCTGTGTTGTGTAGTCAGAAGTAAAATAAGCCCTTAGTTATTTCTCGGGTCACTGTGGAGGATTCCTCTGCTGAGAGGCTGTTGGGGAACCCAGTCATGCAGTGCACAAGACCATGAAATCTTTGAGATAAGATGAGCAGTTTCTGGCATCTGCAGCTGTAAAACATACTCGAAGTTGTCGGAATTAGTTCTCCCTCTGGTGCACTGAGCAGGTGTGGCTTGTCCTCTGAAATTCCCTGTTGGAGTTGGGATCTTGGTGATGCCGATGTGCCATCTGCTGCTGGGTTAGACAAGTACAGCAGCATTTCAcacctggaaacattcaaaatGCTTTGATTCAGCAGCAGAGAGTACGTGGTGTGGGTGCTCTGCTCAGTGGAACAaactttcctggggaaaaacaaaccaaaccataTACAGAATTCCCTGTAAGTGGATGAGATGAAACCTGTGGGTGGTTGAAACAAATGGTGCCCTTTATTCCTGCTGTGGTGAGCACCTGCCTGggccccctgcccaccttccACATGCACTGTGGGGAGGCTGCAGGCCAGGGCCTGTCTGGGCTTTGCTTGAAGcatgttgttgttgttaaatCTATTCCCAGTGGGGTTTTTGCATGTTCTTAGATGTAAAGATGTGCTTAAGTGCAGGATAGGATGCTTCTCTCGGGGTAGGGATGAGCTGCACTGGATCCCAGATCCCCCCATGCACGGGTGTTTTATTCTCTGGCAGTCGCTTTCTTTGGATTCTCCACAGAGCTGAGGCTGATACAGCTTCCTCCTATTTACTCCTCCTGTCTCATAGCAACCCTGCACAGTCACTGGTGCTCTCTTGTGACTGGCTTTTCCATTAAAAGCCCAAGATCCAGTCTTACAGTGCCTGGGAATTAGTTTAATTGCTTAACTGAGGGAAGAAACGTACGGGTCTCCATGTCTGTATAGATCAGAAGTGAATAGCCATATCCTGACATTTAGATTGTACTTATCTCTATATAAAATCCATAGATCTGTATCGAAATCTGGTGCCCAGATGAATTAAGGAGTTACTGCTCTCTGTGCCATGCAGAAAACTGCACATGGAAGTTGTGATTCTGCAAAGATTTGCCTAGACAGGACACTGGGCATTGTCTCCACCACAGCAAATGGTGCCTGGCTGGCCTGATCCTGACTTGTGTTGCTCTTCAAACCCCAGTGAAATAGAAACATACTGGAGATCAGAGCATTAAAATCTGAACtcctttttcctgctgtgtttaTGCTCCCCATCTCCCTCCATTCTGTGTGGAGCTGAGCTCTAATCCGTGCTACTTGGCAGCTTTCTGTACATAAGGGGAAACCAACCCTGTGTCCTTGGAGCCTTTAACTGGCTTCCCCTCCCTGTGCTTAAACGTTGCTGTGGCTTCTAGAGGCTTCTCCCAAACCAGGACCTCCAATTTGCAGATTTTTGGAGTACCTGTG comes from the Pseudopipra pipra isolate bDixPip1 chromosome 25, bDixPip1.hap1, whole genome shotgun sequence genome and includes:
- the ILRUN gene encoding protein ILRUN; amino-acid sequence: MEGMDVDLDAELMQKFSCLGTTDKDVLIGEFQRLLGFQLSPAGCAFFLDMTNWNLQAAIGAYYDFESPNINVPSMSFVEDVTIGEGESIPPDTQFTKTWRIQNTGTEAWPPGVCLKYVGGDQFGHVNMVMVRSLEPQEMADVSVQMCSPSTAGMYQGQWRMCTATGLYYGDVIWVILSVEVGGLLGVTQQLSSFETEFNTQPHRKVEGNFNPFASPQKNRQPDENNLKDPGGSELGTISKNTWGPAPDQIEQDQNGLSQNSVNLSPSSHSNNLSVVTYSKGFHGPYPFGQS